Proteins encoded by one window of Winogradskyella sp. PG-2:
- a CDS encoding alpha/beta hydrolase has translation MFFKSKEGKEKILKLYNQKLNQLNIEYYEKLLETKFGATNIIITGETKQPPLLLIHGTGGCAPLILESFPDLSSKYCVYAIDVLAQPNKSGEQRLDMKSLDYGEWLLEVVIKLRLKDVTLVGFSFGGLISLKALEFSEIPIKEVFLIAPVYIVNGNPILGLMKMFLPLKKFIKTNNQNYIKKVMNVLFTEYDNFALQFMSNTFKYCNMDFSPLPVISKRNAQNIETPITIFAVQKDIMFPGRRMIKRARSIFPSLKEAVLLKQSKHVPNLKNFKIIESTIINVIR, from the coding sequence ATGTTTTTTAAATCAAAAGAAGGAAAGGAAAAGATATTAAAGCTTTATAATCAAAAGCTTAACCAACTCAATATAGAATATTACGAAAAACTATTAGAAACAAAGTTCGGTGCTACTAATATTATAATTACTGGAGAAACAAAACAGCCACCATTATTACTTATTCATGGTACAGGAGGTTGTGCACCATTAATTTTAGAATCATTCCCAGATTTATCATCTAAATACTGTGTTTATGCCATTGATGTACTTGCTCAACCTAACAAGAGCGGAGAACAAAGGTTAGATATGAAATCTCTTGATTATGGTGAGTGGTTGTTGGAAGTCGTCATAAAATTAAGATTAAAGGACGTCACTTTAGTTGGGTTTTCCTTTGGCGGATTAATTAGTTTAAAGGCGCTCGAATTTAGTGAAATACCTATAAAGGAAGTCTTCTTAATAGCACCTGTTTATATTGTAAACGGTAACCCAATCCTAGGGCTAATGAAGATGTTTCTACCTTTAAAAAAATTCATCAAAACCAATAATCAAAACTATATTAAAAAAGTAATGAATGTACTTTTTACTGAATATGATAATTTTGCTTTACAATTTATGAGTAATACTTTTAAGTATTGCAATATGGATTTTTCACCTTTACCTGTAATCTCAAAAAGAAATGCTCAAAATATAGAAACTCCAATTACAATTTTCGCAGTACAAAAAGATATCATGTTTCCTGGTAGAAGAATGATTAAAAGAGCACGGTCAATATTTCCATCATTAAAGGAAGCGGTTTTATTAAAACAATCGAAACATGTGCCTAATTTAAAAAATTTCAAAATAATTGAAAGTACAATCATAAATGTAATAAGATGA